GTCGAGCCCAACATGCCCTCCAGCCGCTGCCGCGGGATCTGGATGGCCAGAACTTCGCTGTATCCGTTGTGCTCGATCGTCCAGGGGGTGTTCGTATCGCGGACTGAGAAATCCCCCGCGTTGTCCGTCGTTGATTGACCGTACTGACTCGCTCTGACCGTGCCGTGGAGCACGATGCTCATGAACAAGAAATCCGTTTTGTTGTTCTCGTGTCGGAGCGTTTGTGGTGTCGTTGCGGCTCTGAGATTGCGCAGGGAAAATTTCGTGAACGCGAGGTTTCCGACGCTCGCGCCCTCAATCGTTGCATCGAAGGGCTCGTCGGACAGACAGTTCTGCGCCATCGGAACGAGCCGATCTTCGCAGATCTCGCGCCATTTCCGGAAGCGCTCCTTCGACTGAACTTCAGCTGTTGAGAAGATCGTCTTCATCGTGCCGGGCCTATGGACCCGTTCACCGCGATCGGCAACCGCGCTGTTGCTCACGGCCGCGTGATCAAGGGCTGCCCCGGGCGCCCGCTCGCTTCACGCCGCCCGATCGTCGGCGGCCGGGGCGGGAAGCAGTGTTATGAAGGCCTGCAGCGGGCCGCTGGCTTCGCCGGACCAGACGAGATGGGTACGGTTGAGGCGCAGGCGCGGCGGCAAAGGGTGGCGTTTCACCGCCGTGCTCAGCACCGCGTGGTCGAGCACTGCAACCGGCACGATGGCTGCCCCGGTCCCGGCCGCCACGCAGGCCACGATGGCGTGGTACGAACTCATCTCGAGAACCCGCTCCGGCGATACGCTGCCCTCGGCCAGCCACTCGATCAGGCGCTGGCGATAGGAGCAGCCGTGCGGGAACGCGACCAGCGTCCGGCCGCCCAACTCGGCCGCTTGGCGGATTGTCGCCGTGTCGCGTCCGGTGATCAGAACCAGTTCCTCGTCGAAGGCGGGCCGTGACGAGAGGCTCCGGCGCTCGAACGGCTCCGAGACGAAGGCCGCCTCGACCTCGAACCGGTCCAGCTGATGCAGCAGCGCGCGGGTCGTGCCGGTCCGCAATTCGAGGGTGACGTTCGGATACTGCGCGTGGAAGGCCGAGAGGAGGGGCGGCAGCCGTGCGCCGGCCGCGCTCTCCAGGGAGCCGAGCCGCAACGCGCCGCGGACGACCCCGCTGCGCAGGTCCTGCTCGGCGGCGTCGGCCATCTGCAGCAGCTTCTCGGCGTGGCCGAGGAGCGTGCGGCCGGCTTCCGTCAGCGTCAGGCTGCGCCCCTGGCGCCGGAACAGCGCGACCCCGAGCCGCTCCTCGAACTGCTTGATCCGGGTGGTGACGTTGGAGGGCACTCGGTGCAGTTGCGCCGCCGCGCGGGTCACGCCGCCTTCACGCACCACGCAGCGGAAGATGTGAAGGTCGTCGAGATCCATCGTTCTCATGACAAGAACCATACGTCACGAGAATTCATTTTCCAACAACGATCGGCGGATGTTCAATGCACGGGATGAGCACTCTGCAGCCCGCCTCCGCCACGCCCCGGCGCACGATCCGGCCGATCGTCGGGAGCGGCCTCGTCGCCCTCGCCATCGCCATGGGGATCGGCCGCTTCGCCTTCACGCCCCTCCTGCCGCTGATGGTACGGGACGGCACCTTGAACCCGGCGGCCGGCGCGGAGTGGGCGGCGGCCAACTACGTCGGCTACCTCGTCGGCGCCCTGACCGCCTCGTGGTTCGGCGGAAACCCGCGCCGCGGCCTGATGGTGAGTCTGCTCGGCGTGGCGGCGACGACCCTGGCGATGGCGACGGTCGAGGCCGGCTCCGTCCGCGTCGTCGGCGCCGGGCTGCGCGCCGCCGCCGGCGTGTTCAGCGCCTGGGCTCTGGTCTGCGCGAGCGGCTGGTGCCTGACTGAACTGGCCCGGCGGCAAGCCGGCCCGGCCGGCACGTGGATCTATACGGGCGTCGGCCTCGGCATCGCGCTGGCCGGCCTGTTGACCTGGCTCGGGGGGCTTCAGGCGGCAGATACGCTGTGGCTTGAGCTGGGGCTGGCGGCGGGCGTCGGCGCGCTGCTCGTCTGGATCCTGTCGCGCGGGCAGGCCACGACGGCGCCCGGGATCACGGAACGCGTGTCGGCCGCCGCCGCGCCGGTCCGCTCGAACCGGCAACGCGCCCTGGTGCTCTGCTACGGCATCTTCGGGTTCGGCTACATCGTTCCGGCCACGTTCCTGCCGGCCATGGCGCGTGATCTGGCCCCCGATCCCCGGGTCTTCGGCCTGACATGGCCGCTGTTCGGCTTGGCCGCCGCCCTGTCGGTCGCCGCCGTGGGGCGCTGGTTGCCGCACGGGTCACGCCAGCGCATCTGGGCCCTGGCACAGGGCGTCATGGCGCTCGGCACCGCGTTGCCGCTGTTCGCCCCGAGCCTCGCGGGCATCGCCGCGTCGGCGGTCCTCGTGGGCGGGACATTCATGGTCGCCACCATGGCGGGCTTGCAACTTTCGCGCGAGGTGCGGCCGGACGATCCGACGCCGCTGATCGCCCGGATGACCGCCGCCTTCGCCGCCGGTCAGATCGCCGGCCCGCTATCGGTGCGCGCGATCGGGTCCGGCCGCTGGGCCGGCTGGAACGCGCTGGACTGGACCGGGGCGGTCGCCACGCTGCTGCTGATCCTGTCCGCGCTCTGGCTGTGGCGCGATGCTCGGCCCGCCCCCGAAGCCAGGGGCTTCTCGTGACGCGCCGGCCGGCTCTTCCGTCAAGCCGACGGCCTTGGGGCGGCTCGGTCATGCGGCGAGCGCCGGGGTCTCGCCGGGGCGCGGCGCCGCGCCGACGACCATTCCGCTCGCCGGTCAGAATTGAAATTCTTCGCATAGGTTAGGTCTTAACCATCCGCTAACCCAAGGTGATGCTATTCTAGGTAGTGATGGAGGGCTACCCTATGCTTTACGATAGTGATGACGTCGAACGCCGCCTGCCTGACGGCGCCCTGGAAGATGCCGTCATCAAAGCCATGGAACTGCGCGAGGTCGTCCTTGGCCTAGCCTTGAACGATCTCACCCTGCTGGCGGATCTCATGCTGCTGGAATTGGGAAGGCGGTCCCGAAGCGCGCTCTTGGACGGGTGCGTGCCTGAACGCCTCGCGGCCGCCTGAGCCCTGCCGGGAACGCGCCTCCGTCTAGTCGATCCGACAGGTCAGACCCGGTCCTCCGAGGGTCTGCCGCGGCGTGGAAGCCTGTCGAGCGCCAGCCCGTCCGGTCAATCGGGATCCGGGTGCCGCTTGAACGTGAACGGTTCGATCTCGTGCAGGAGTTCGGTGCCGCACCACAATTGTGCACGGCCGGGTCCGCTCACAGTATAGGCCAGCTCAAGGGCTTCGCCATGATCCAGAGCGACGATGGAATGGGTGTGGATGGTCTTACCTTGCGTGTCGAGCCGTCGGACGTGATACACCGTTTCCGTATTAATCCGGTGAAGGGTGGAAATTTCCAGTCTCTCGACGGTTTCTGATTCGATCATGACGGGCAATCCTTACACAGATTAGAATTACATCCGTTCGTAGATCGCCAAAGGCGGCTCCGTGGCTGTATAAGGTGATCATTTGTGTCGAGTCAAAATTTTAAATACTCCAGTTAACTTGTGGGAAGCGTTGGATTAAAACGGGTCCGCTTGCGTGCGGCCTCTGTTGCTCGCCAGCGTCGAGGCGCCGGCTTCACGGCGGCGGAGCGTCGGGTTTCGGTCTCGGATTGCGGACGGATCGCGCCCGCCCCTGAGAGGATTCCACGAAGGCCGCAATCGAATCGGGGCGGAATTCTGTGCCACACCGGAGGCTTACGCTGATGAGGCGACGGCCTGCCAACGCAAGTCGGCTCAGACGTCGGTCCTGACGTCGCGGTTCGCGAACCGGTCGATGACCCTAGTGACGAGCCAG
The sequence above is drawn from the Methylobacterium mesophilicum SR1.6/6 genome and encodes:
- a CDS encoding LysR family transcriptional regulator, which gives rise to MRTMDLDDLHIFRCVVREGGVTRAAAQLHRVPSNVTTRIKQFEERLGVALFRRQGRSLTLTEAGRTLLGHAEKLLQMADAAEQDLRSGVVRGALRLGSLESAAGARLPPLLSAFHAQYPNVTLELRTGTTRALLHQLDRFEVEAAFVSEPFERRSLSSRPAFDEELVLITGRDTATIRQAAELGGRTLVAFPHGCSYRQRLIEWLAEGSVSPERVLEMSSYHAIVACVAAGTGAAIVPVAVLDHAVLSTAVKRHPLPPRLRLNRTHLVWSGEASGPLQAFITLLPAPAADDRAA
- a CDS encoding YbfB/YjiJ family MFS transporter → MSTLQPASATPRRTIRPIVGSGLVALAIAMGIGRFAFTPLLPLMVRDGTLNPAAGAEWAAANYVGYLVGALTASWFGGNPRRGLMVSLLGVAATTLAMATVEAGSVRVVGAGLRAAAGVFSAWALVCASGWCLTELARRQAGPAGTWIYTGVGLGIALAGLLTWLGGLQAADTLWLELGLAAGVGALLVWILSRGQATTAPGITERVSAAAAPVRSNRQRALVLCYGIFGFGYIVPATFLPAMARDLAPDPRVFGLTWPLFGLAAALSVAAVGRWLPHGSRQRIWALAQGVMALGTALPLFAPSLAGIAASAVLVGGTFMVATMAGLQLSREVRPDDPTPLIARMTAAFAAGQIAGPLSVRAIGSGRWAGWNALDWTGAVATLLLILSALWLWRDARPAPEARGFS